From a single Solenopsis invicta isolate M01_SB chromosome 6, UNIL_Sinv_3.0, whole genome shotgun sequence genomic region:
- the LOC105204005 gene encoding ATP-dependent 6-phosphofructokinase isoform X5 encodes MDYYEDCYQSYKEYCDTVMAEDAPAQKFIRPGSHKGKGIAVFTSGGDSQGMNAAVRAVVRMGIYLGCRVYFIREGYQGMVDGGPNIEEATWSAVSCIIHKGGTVIGSARCQEFRERPGRRKAAKNLVNLGITNLVVIGGDGSLTGANLFKEEWPSLLKELAESGDITAEQLEKYKHLHIVGLVGSIDNDFCGTDMTIGTDSALHRIIESIDAIASTAYSHQRTFIMEVMGRHCGYLALVAAICCEADYVFIPEWPPEQDWPNKLCKKLLQERLTGQRLNIIIVAEGAVDRNGDPITADKVHKVVVEKLQQDTRVTVLGHVQRGGNPSAFDRVLGCRMGAEAVMALMEATPDTEACVITLDGNQAVRLPLMECVRRTKAVAQAMADKNWDLAVQLRGKGFERNLDTYKMLTRLKAPHLVDLNKDHYTLAVMHIGSPSCGMNAAVRSFVRNCIYRGDKVYGIGDGVLGLIAGRLKLMDWPSVTGWVSEGGAKLGTKRAPPTEDQLPQIAQKLKEFEIQALLIIGGFEGFQTGLTFYKARDKYDEFRIPIAMIPATISNNVPGTEFSLGCDTASNEITEICDRIRQSAQGTKRRVFIIETMGGYCGYLATIAGLAGGADAAYIYEEKFNIKDLNQDVIAMAAKMSEGVERGLIIRNENANENYNTEFMFRLFSEEGKGLFSCRRNILGHMQQGGSPTPFDRNLGTKMGSKAVEWFSDQLRKCTSPEGKTFTTAADSAVMLGIVRRQYRYTPFMELMEVTDFEHRIPTYQWWMKLRPLLKVLAKHESTYEEEGLYITVEEMDEQKDPPLV; translated from the exons ATGGACTACTACGAAGATTGTTATCAG AGCTATAAGGAATACTGCGATACAGTCATGGCCGAAGACGCGCCAGCTCAGAAGTTTATAAGACCTGGGAGTCACAAGGGCAAGGGCATCGCCGTGTTCACCAGTGGAGGCGACTCTCAGG GAATGAATGCCGCTGTACGAGCGGTCGTGAGGATGGGCATTTATCTCGGTTGTAGGGTGTACTTTATCAGGGAAGGCTATCAAGGCATGGTGGACGGTGGACCAAATATCGAGGAAGCTACATGGTCAGCCGTGTCTTGCATCATTCACAAG ggTGGTACAGTAATCGGTTCTGCTCGATGCCAAGAATTCAGGGAGCGTCCTGGTCGTCGAAAAGCCGCTAAGAACTTAGTTAATCTGGGCATAACTAATTTAGTAGTGATCGGTGGAGATGGCTCTCTCACGGGTGCGAATCTCTTTAAAGAGGAGTGGCCCTCGCTTCTGAAGGAGCTGGCTGAATcag GTGACATAACTGCCGAACAATTAGAGAAGTACAAGCACTTGCACATCGTCGGTCTAGTAGGTTCCATCGATAACGATTTTTGCGGTACTGATATGACGATTGGTACCGATTCCGCGTTGCATCGTATCATTGAAAGTATCGATGCTATAGCTAGTACAGCCTACTCGCATCAGAGAACGTTCATAATGGAAGTCATGGGTCGTCATTGCGg TTATCTGGCTCTGGTGGCAGCTATATGTTGCGAGGCTGATTATGTTTTCATCCCAGAATGGCCACCCGAGCAGGATTGGCCCAACAAGCTGTGCAAAAAGTTGTTGCAG GAAAGACTTACTGGTCAACggcttaatattattattgtggCTGAAGGAGCTGTCGACAGAAACGGTGATCCAATCACTGCTGATAAGGTGCACAAAGTTGTCGTGGAGAAATTGCAGCAGGATACGAGAGTTACAGTCTTGGGTCATGTACAAAGAGGTGGCAATCCTTCAGCTTTCGATAGAGTTTTG GGATGCCGGATGGGAGCTGAAGCCGTGATGGCTTTAATGGAAGCAACCCCCGATACGGAAGCCTGCGTTATTACGTTGGACGGTAATCAAGCCGTAAGATTACCACTTATGGAATGTGTTCGTCGTACGAAGGCCGTGGCGCAGGCTATGGCTGATAAAAACTGGGATCTTGCTGTTCAACTTCGAGGAAA GGGCTTTGAGCGTAACTTGGACACGTACAAAATGTTGACTCGTTTGAAAGCGCCGCATCTAGTAGATCTTAACAAG GATCATTATACATTGGCGGTCATGCACATAGGATCGCCGTCTTGCGGCATGAACGCGGCGGTTCGTTCCTTCGTGAGGAATTGTATCTATCGAGGCGATAAG GTATACGGTATCGGCGACGGAGTGCTGGGCCTGATAGCTGGTAGACTGAAATTGATGGACTGGCCGTCCGTCACCGGCTGGGTCTCGGAAGGTGGCGCGAAATTGGGAACGAAGCGCGCACCGCCCACGGAGGATCAGTTGCCTCAAATCGCTCAGAAACTTAAAGAATTTGAAATACAGGCATTGCTTATCATAGGTGGATTTGAG GGTTTTCAGACCGGTCTCACATTTTACAAGGCAAGGGACAAGTACGACGAGTTCAGAATTCCTATCGCTATGATTCCCGCGACCATTAGCAACAATGTACCGGGCACCGAGTTTTCATTGGGCTGCGACACAGCTTCGAATGAAATTACGGAA ATTTGCGATCGCATTCGACAATCGGCGCAAGGTACTAAACGTCGCGTGTTTATAATCGAGACGATGGGTGGTTACTGCGGATATTTAGCGACCATCGCTGGTCTAGCCGGTGGCGCCGACGCGGCGTACATCTACGAGgagaaatttaacattaaagatTTGAATCAAGATGTTATCGCGATGGCGGCAAAGATGTCAGAAGGCGTCGAGAGGGGTCTCATTATCAGAAACGAGAATGCCAATGAGAATTACAATACAGAGTTTATGTTTAGACTTTTTAGCGAGGAAGGAAAGGGTCTATTCAGTTGTAGAAGGAATATACTCG GTCACATGCAGCAAGGAGGCTCGCCAACGCCTTTCGACCGTAACTTGGGTACGAAGATGGGTTCTAAGGCGGTGGAATGGTTTAGCGACCAATTGAGAAAATGCACTAGTCCCGAAGGCAAAACGTTCACTACGGCAGCGGACAGCGCGGTGATGCTCGGTATCGTCAGACGTCAGTACAGATATACACCATTCATGGAACTTATGGAAGTTACCGACTTTGA gCATCGCATTCCGACATATCAATGGTGGATGAAGTTGCGTCCGTTATTAAAAGTATTGGCGAAGCACGAGTCGACGTACGAAGAGGAGGGTCTTTACATAACCGTCGAAGAGATGGACGAACAAAAGGATCCGCCACTTGTATAA
- the LOC105204005 gene encoding ATP-dependent 6-phosphofructokinase isoform X2, producing the protein MDYYEDCYQSYKEYCDTVMAEDAPAQKFIRPGSHKGKGIAVFTSGGDSQGMNAAVRAVVRMGIYLGCRVYFIREGYQGMVDGGPNIEEATWSAVSCIIHKGGTVIGSARCQEFRERPGRRKAAKNLVNLGITNLVVIGGDGSLTGANLFKEEWPSLLKELAESGDITAEQLEKYKHLHIVGLVGSIDNDFCGTDMTIGTDSALHRIIESIDAIASTAYSHQRTFIMEVMGRHCGYLALVAAICCEADYVFIPEWPPEQDWPNKLCKKLLQERLTGQRLNIIIVAEGAVDRNGDPITADKVHKVVVEKLQQDTRVTVLGHVQRGGNPSAFDRVLGCRMGAEAVMALMEATPDTEACVITLDGNQAVRLPLMECVRRTKAVAQAMADKNWDLAVQLRGKGFERNLDTYKMLTRLKAPHLVDLNKEVNGRTLPKQYTLCGQDHYTLAVMHIGSPSCGMNAAVRSFVRNCIYRGDKVYGIGDGVLGLIAGRLKLMDWPSVTGWVSEGGAKLGTKRAPPTEDQLPQIAQKLKEFEIQALLIIGGFEGFQTGLTFYKARDKYDEFRIPIAMIPATISNNVPGTEFSLGCDTASNEITEICDRIRQSAQGTKRRVFIIETMGGYCGYLATIAGLAGGADAAYIYEEKFNIKDLNQDVIAMAAKMSEGVERGLIIRNENANENYNTEFMFRLFSEEGKGLFSCRRNILGHMQQGGSPTPFDRNLGTKMGSKAVEWFSDQLRKCTSPEGKTFTTAADSAVMLGIVRRQYRYTPFMELMEVTDFEHRIPTYQWWMKLRPLLKVLAKHESTYEEEGLYITVEEMDEQKDPPLV; encoded by the exons ATGGACTACTACGAAGATTGTTATCAG AGCTATAAGGAATACTGCGATACAGTCATGGCCGAAGACGCGCCAGCTCAGAAGTTTATAAGACCTGGGAGTCACAAGGGCAAGGGCATCGCCGTGTTCACCAGTGGAGGCGACTCTCAGG GAATGAATGCCGCTGTACGAGCGGTCGTGAGGATGGGCATTTATCTCGGTTGTAGGGTGTACTTTATCAGGGAAGGCTATCAAGGCATGGTGGACGGTGGACCAAATATCGAGGAAGCTACATGGTCAGCCGTGTCTTGCATCATTCACAAG ggTGGTACAGTAATCGGTTCTGCTCGATGCCAAGAATTCAGGGAGCGTCCTGGTCGTCGAAAAGCCGCTAAGAACTTAGTTAATCTGGGCATAACTAATTTAGTAGTGATCGGTGGAGATGGCTCTCTCACGGGTGCGAATCTCTTTAAAGAGGAGTGGCCCTCGCTTCTGAAGGAGCTGGCTGAATcag GTGACATAACTGCCGAACAATTAGAGAAGTACAAGCACTTGCACATCGTCGGTCTAGTAGGTTCCATCGATAACGATTTTTGCGGTACTGATATGACGATTGGTACCGATTCCGCGTTGCATCGTATCATTGAAAGTATCGATGCTATAGCTAGTACAGCCTACTCGCATCAGAGAACGTTCATAATGGAAGTCATGGGTCGTCATTGCGg TTATCTGGCTCTGGTGGCAGCTATATGTTGCGAGGCTGATTATGTTTTCATCCCAGAATGGCCACCCGAGCAGGATTGGCCCAACAAGCTGTGCAAAAAGTTGTTGCAG GAAAGACTTACTGGTCAACggcttaatattattattgtggCTGAAGGAGCTGTCGACAGAAACGGTGATCCAATCACTGCTGATAAGGTGCACAAAGTTGTCGTGGAGAAATTGCAGCAGGATACGAGAGTTACAGTCTTGGGTCATGTACAAAGAGGTGGCAATCCTTCAGCTTTCGATAGAGTTTTG GGATGCCGGATGGGAGCTGAAGCCGTGATGGCTTTAATGGAAGCAACCCCCGATACGGAAGCCTGCGTTATTACGTTGGACGGTAATCAAGCCGTAAGATTACCACTTATGGAATGTGTTCGTCGTACGAAGGCCGTGGCGCAGGCTATGGCTGATAAAAACTGGGATCTTGCTGTTCAACTTCGAGGAAA GGGCTTTGAGCGTAACTTGGACACGTACAAAATGTTGACTCGTTTGAAAGCGCCGCATCTAGTAGATCTTAACAAG GAAGTTAATGGCCGCACATTACCGAAG CAATACACTTTATGTGGACAA GATCATTATACATTGGCGGTCATGCACATAGGATCGCCGTCTTGCGGCATGAACGCGGCGGTTCGTTCCTTCGTGAGGAATTGTATCTATCGAGGCGATAAG GTATACGGTATCGGCGACGGAGTGCTGGGCCTGATAGCTGGTAGACTGAAATTGATGGACTGGCCGTCCGTCACCGGCTGGGTCTCGGAAGGTGGCGCGAAATTGGGAACGAAGCGCGCACCGCCCACGGAGGATCAGTTGCCTCAAATCGCTCAGAAACTTAAAGAATTTGAAATACAGGCATTGCTTATCATAGGTGGATTTGAG GGTTTTCAGACCGGTCTCACATTTTACAAGGCAAGGGACAAGTACGACGAGTTCAGAATTCCTATCGCTATGATTCCCGCGACCATTAGCAACAATGTACCGGGCACCGAGTTTTCATTGGGCTGCGACACAGCTTCGAATGAAATTACGGAA ATTTGCGATCGCATTCGACAATCGGCGCAAGGTACTAAACGTCGCGTGTTTATAATCGAGACGATGGGTGGTTACTGCGGATATTTAGCGACCATCGCTGGTCTAGCCGGTGGCGCCGACGCGGCGTACATCTACGAGgagaaatttaacattaaagatTTGAATCAAGATGTTATCGCGATGGCGGCAAAGATGTCAGAAGGCGTCGAGAGGGGTCTCATTATCAGAAACGAGAATGCCAATGAGAATTACAATACAGAGTTTATGTTTAGACTTTTTAGCGAGGAAGGAAAGGGTCTATTCAGTTGTAGAAGGAATATACTCG GTCACATGCAGCAAGGAGGCTCGCCAACGCCTTTCGACCGTAACTTGGGTACGAAGATGGGTTCTAAGGCGGTGGAATGGTTTAGCGACCAATTGAGAAAATGCACTAGTCCCGAAGGCAAAACGTTCACTACGGCAGCGGACAGCGCGGTGATGCTCGGTATCGTCAGACGTCAGTACAGATATACACCATTCATGGAACTTATGGAAGTTACCGACTTTGA gCATCGCATTCCGACATATCAATGGTGGATGAAGTTGCGTCCGTTATTAAAAGTATTGGCGAAGCACGAGTCGACGTACGAAGAGGAGGGTCTTTACATAACCGTCGAAGAGATGGACGAACAAAAGGATCCGCCACTTGTATAA
- the LOC105204005 gene encoding ATP-dependent 6-phosphofructokinase isoform X1, translating to MDYYEDCYQSYKEYCDTVMAEDAPAQKFIRPGSHKGKGIAVFTSGGDSQGMNAAVRAVVRMGIYLGCRVYFIREGYQGMVDGGPNIEEATWSAVSCIIHKGGTVIGSARCQEFRERPGRRKAAKNLVNLGITNLVVIGGDGSLTGANLFKEEWPSLLKELAESGDITAEQLEKYKHLHIVGLVGSIDNDFCGTDMTIGTDSALHRIIESIDAIASTAYSHQRTFIMEVMGRHCGYLAIVGALASEADYVFFPECPPPVDWPEKLCKKLEQERLTGQRLNIIIVAEGAVDRNGDPITADKVHKVVVEKLQQDTRVTVLGHVQRGGNPSAFDRVLGCRMGAEAVMALMEATPDTEACVITLDGNQAVRLPLMECVRRTKAVAQAMADKNWDLAVQLRGKGFERNLDTYKMLTRLKAPHLVDLNKEVNGRTLPKQYTLCGQDHYTLAVMHIGSPSCGMNAAVRSFVRNCIYRGDKVYGIGDGVLGLIAGRLKLMDWPSVTGWVSEGGAKLGTKRAPPTEDQLPQIAQKLKEFEIQALLIIGGFEGFQTGLTFYKARDKYDEFRIPIAMIPATISNNVPGTEFSLGCDTASNEITEICDRIRQSAQGTKRRVFIIETMGGYCGYLATIAGLAGGADAAYIYEEKFNIKDLNQDVIAMAAKMSEGVERGLIIRNENANENYNTEFMFRLFSEEGKGLFSCRRNILGHMQQGGSPTPFDRNLGTKMGSKAVEWFSDQLRKCTSPEGKTFTTAADSAVMLGIVRRQYRYTPFMELMEVTDFEHRIPTYQWWMKLRPLLKVLAKHESTYEEEGLYITVEEMDEQKDPPLV from the exons ATGGACTACTACGAAGATTGTTATCAG AGCTATAAGGAATACTGCGATACAGTCATGGCCGAAGACGCGCCAGCTCAGAAGTTTATAAGACCTGGGAGTCACAAGGGCAAGGGCATCGCCGTGTTCACCAGTGGAGGCGACTCTCAGG GAATGAATGCCGCTGTACGAGCGGTCGTGAGGATGGGCATTTATCTCGGTTGTAGGGTGTACTTTATCAGGGAAGGCTATCAAGGCATGGTGGACGGTGGACCAAATATCGAGGAAGCTACATGGTCAGCCGTGTCTTGCATCATTCACAAG ggTGGTACAGTAATCGGTTCTGCTCGATGCCAAGAATTCAGGGAGCGTCCTGGTCGTCGAAAAGCCGCTAAGAACTTAGTTAATCTGGGCATAACTAATTTAGTAGTGATCGGTGGAGATGGCTCTCTCACGGGTGCGAATCTCTTTAAAGAGGAGTGGCCCTCGCTTCTGAAGGAGCTGGCTGAATcag GTGACATAACTGCCGAACAATTAGAGAAGTACAAGCACTTGCACATCGTCGGTCTAGTAGGTTCCATCGATAACGATTTTTGCGGTACTGATATGACGATTGGTACCGATTCCGCGTTGCATCGTATCATTGAAAGTATCGATGCTATAGCTAGTACAGCCTACTCGCATCAGAGAACGTTCATAATGGAAGTCATGGGTCGTCATTGCGg GTATCTGGCTATCGTGGGCGCTTTAGCTTCGGAGGCAGACTATGTTTTCTTCCCAGAATGTCCGCCTCCCGTCGACTGGcctgaaaaattatgtaaaaaattggaGCAG GAAAGACTTACTGGTCAACggcttaatattattattgtggCTGAAGGAGCTGTCGACAGAAACGGTGATCCAATCACTGCTGATAAGGTGCACAAAGTTGTCGTGGAGAAATTGCAGCAGGATACGAGAGTTACAGTCTTGGGTCATGTACAAAGAGGTGGCAATCCTTCAGCTTTCGATAGAGTTTTG GGATGCCGGATGGGAGCTGAAGCCGTGATGGCTTTAATGGAAGCAACCCCCGATACGGAAGCCTGCGTTATTACGTTGGACGGTAATCAAGCCGTAAGATTACCACTTATGGAATGTGTTCGTCGTACGAAGGCCGTGGCGCAGGCTATGGCTGATAAAAACTGGGATCTTGCTGTTCAACTTCGAGGAAA GGGCTTTGAGCGTAACTTGGACACGTACAAAATGTTGACTCGTTTGAAAGCGCCGCATCTAGTAGATCTTAACAAG GAAGTTAATGGCCGCACATTACCGAAG CAATACACTTTATGTGGACAA GATCATTATACATTGGCGGTCATGCACATAGGATCGCCGTCTTGCGGCATGAACGCGGCGGTTCGTTCCTTCGTGAGGAATTGTATCTATCGAGGCGATAAG GTATACGGTATCGGCGACGGAGTGCTGGGCCTGATAGCTGGTAGACTGAAATTGATGGACTGGCCGTCCGTCACCGGCTGGGTCTCGGAAGGTGGCGCGAAATTGGGAACGAAGCGCGCACCGCCCACGGAGGATCAGTTGCCTCAAATCGCTCAGAAACTTAAAGAATTTGAAATACAGGCATTGCTTATCATAGGTGGATTTGAG GGTTTTCAGACCGGTCTCACATTTTACAAGGCAAGGGACAAGTACGACGAGTTCAGAATTCCTATCGCTATGATTCCCGCGACCATTAGCAACAATGTACCGGGCACCGAGTTTTCATTGGGCTGCGACACAGCTTCGAATGAAATTACGGAA ATTTGCGATCGCATTCGACAATCGGCGCAAGGTACTAAACGTCGCGTGTTTATAATCGAGACGATGGGTGGTTACTGCGGATATTTAGCGACCATCGCTGGTCTAGCCGGTGGCGCCGACGCGGCGTACATCTACGAGgagaaatttaacattaaagatTTGAATCAAGATGTTATCGCGATGGCGGCAAAGATGTCAGAAGGCGTCGAGAGGGGTCTCATTATCAGAAACGAGAATGCCAATGAGAATTACAATACAGAGTTTATGTTTAGACTTTTTAGCGAGGAAGGAAAGGGTCTATTCAGTTGTAGAAGGAATATACTCG GTCACATGCAGCAAGGAGGCTCGCCAACGCCTTTCGACCGTAACTTGGGTACGAAGATGGGTTCTAAGGCGGTGGAATGGTTTAGCGACCAATTGAGAAAATGCACTAGTCCCGAAGGCAAAACGTTCACTACGGCAGCGGACAGCGCGGTGATGCTCGGTATCGTCAGACGTCAGTACAGATATACACCATTCATGGAACTTATGGAAGTTACCGACTTTGA gCATCGCATTCCGACATATCAATGGTGGATGAAGTTGCGTCCGTTATTAAAAGTATTGGCGAAGCACGAGTCGACGTACGAAGAGGAGGGTCTTTACATAACCGTCGAAGAGATGGACGAACAAAAGGATCCGCCACTTGTATAA
- the LOC105204005 gene encoding ATP-dependent 6-phosphofructokinase isoform X3, giving the protein MDYYEDCYQSYKEYCDTVMAEDAPAQKFIRPGSHKGKGIAVFTSGGDSQGMNAAVRAVVRMGIYLGCRVYFIREGYQGMVDGGPNIEEATWSAVSCIIHKGGTVIGSARCQEFRERPGRRKAAKNLVNLGITNLVVIGGDGSLTGANLFKEEWPSLLKELAESGDITAEQLEKYKHLHIVGLVGSIDNDFCGTDMTIGTDSALHRIIESIDAIASTAYSHQRTFIMEVMGRHCGYLAIVGALASEADYVFFPECPPPVDWPEKLCKKLEQERLTGQRLNIIIVAEGAVDRNGDPITADKVHKVVVEKLQQDTRVTVLGHVQRGGNPSAFDRVLGCRMGAEAVMALMEATPDTEACVITLDGNQAVRLPLMECVRRTKAVAQAMADKNWDLAVQLRGKGFERNLDTYKMLTRLKAPHLVDLNKEVNGRTLPKDHYTLAVMHIGSPSCGMNAAVRSFVRNCIYRGDKVYGIGDGVLGLIAGRLKLMDWPSVTGWVSEGGAKLGTKRAPPTEDQLPQIAQKLKEFEIQALLIIGGFEGFQTGLTFYKARDKYDEFRIPIAMIPATISNNVPGTEFSLGCDTASNEITEICDRIRQSAQGTKRRVFIIETMGGYCGYLATIAGLAGGADAAYIYEEKFNIKDLNQDVIAMAAKMSEGVERGLIIRNENANENYNTEFMFRLFSEEGKGLFSCRRNILGHMQQGGSPTPFDRNLGTKMGSKAVEWFSDQLRKCTSPEGKTFTTAADSAVMLGIVRRQYRYTPFMELMEVTDFEHRIPTYQWWMKLRPLLKVLAKHESTYEEEGLYITVEEMDEQKDPPLV; this is encoded by the exons ATGGACTACTACGAAGATTGTTATCAG AGCTATAAGGAATACTGCGATACAGTCATGGCCGAAGACGCGCCAGCTCAGAAGTTTATAAGACCTGGGAGTCACAAGGGCAAGGGCATCGCCGTGTTCACCAGTGGAGGCGACTCTCAGG GAATGAATGCCGCTGTACGAGCGGTCGTGAGGATGGGCATTTATCTCGGTTGTAGGGTGTACTTTATCAGGGAAGGCTATCAAGGCATGGTGGACGGTGGACCAAATATCGAGGAAGCTACATGGTCAGCCGTGTCTTGCATCATTCACAAG ggTGGTACAGTAATCGGTTCTGCTCGATGCCAAGAATTCAGGGAGCGTCCTGGTCGTCGAAAAGCCGCTAAGAACTTAGTTAATCTGGGCATAACTAATTTAGTAGTGATCGGTGGAGATGGCTCTCTCACGGGTGCGAATCTCTTTAAAGAGGAGTGGCCCTCGCTTCTGAAGGAGCTGGCTGAATcag GTGACATAACTGCCGAACAATTAGAGAAGTACAAGCACTTGCACATCGTCGGTCTAGTAGGTTCCATCGATAACGATTTTTGCGGTACTGATATGACGATTGGTACCGATTCCGCGTTGCATCGTATCATTGAAAGTATCGATGCTATAGCTAGTACAGCCTACTCGCATCAGAGAACGTTCATAATGGAAGTCATGGGTCGTCATTGCGg GTATCTGGCTATCGTGGGCGCTTTAGCTTCGGAGGCAGACTATGTTTTCTTCCCAGAATGTCCGCCTCCCGTCGACTGGcctgaaaaattatgtaaaaaattggaGCAG GAAAGACTTACTGGTCAACggcttaatattattattgtggCTGAAGGAGCTGTCGACAGAAACGGTGATCCAATCACTGCTGATAAGGTGCACAAAGTTGTCGTGGAGAAATTGCAGCAGGATACGAGAGTTACAGTCTTGGGTCATGTACAAAGAGGTGGCAATCCTTCAGCTTTCGATAGAGTTTTG GGATGCCGGATGGGAGCTGAAGCCGTGATGGCTTTAATGGAAGCAACCCCCGATACGGAAGCCTGCGTTATTACGTTGGACGGTAATCAAGCCGTAAGATTACCACTTATGGAATGTGTTCGTCGTACGAAGGCCGTGGCGCAGGCTATGGCTGATAAAAACTGGGATCTTGCTGTTCAACTTCGAGGAAA GGGCTTTGAGCGTAACTTGGACACGTACAAAATGTTGACTCGTTTGAAAGCGCCGCATCTAGTAGATCTTAACAAG GAAGTTAATGGCCGCACATTACCGAAG GATCATTATACATTGGCGGTCATGCACATAGGATCGCCGTCTTGCGGCATGAACGCGGCGGTTCGTTCCTTCGTGAGGAATTGTATCTATCGAGGCGATAAG GTATACGGTATCGGCGACGGAGTGCTGGGCCTGATAGCTGGTAGACTGAAATTGATGGACTGGCCGTCCGTCACCGGCTGGGTCTCGGAAGGTGGCGCGAAATTGGGAACGAAGCGCGCACCGCCCACGGAGGATCAGTTGCCTCAAATCGCTCAGAAACTTAAAGAATTTGAAATACAGGCATTGCTTATCATAGGTGGATTTGAG GGTTTTCAGACCGGTCTCACATTTTACAAGGCAAGGGACAAGTACGACGAGTTCAGAATTCCTATCGCTATGATTCCCGCGACCATTAGCAACAATGTACCGGGCACCGAGTTTTCATTGGGCTGCGACACAGCTTCGAATGAAATTACGGAA ATTTGCGATCGCATTCGACAATCGGCGCAAGGTACTAAACGTCGCGTGTTTATAATCGAGACGATGGGTGGTTACTGCGGATATTTAGCGACCATCGCTGGTCTAGCCGGTGGCGCCGACGCGGCGTACATCTACGAGgagaaatttaacattaaagatTTGAATCAAGATGTTATCGCGATGGCGGCAAAGATGTCAGAAGGCGTCGAGAGGGGTCTCATTATCAGAAACGAGAATGCCAATGAGAATTACAATACAGAGTTTATGTTTAGACTTTTTAGCGAGGAAGGAAAGGGTCTATTCAGTTGTAGAAGGAATATACTCG GTCACATGCAGCAAGGAGGCTCGCCAACGCCTTTCGACCGTAACTTGGGTACGAAGATGGGTTCTAAGGCGGTGGAATGGTTTAGCGACCAATTGAGAAAATGCACTAGTCCCGAAGGCAAAACGTTCACTACGGCAGCGGACAGCGCGGTGATGCTCGGTATCGTCAGACGTCAGTACAGATATACACCATTCATGGAACTTATGGAAGTTACCGACTTTGA gCATCGCATTCCGACATATCAATGGTGGATGAAGTTGCGTCCGTTATTAAAAGTATTGGCGAAGCACGAGTCGACGTACGAAGAGGAGGGTCTTTACATAACCGTCGAAGAGATGGACGAACAAAAGGATCCGCCACTTGTATAA